The following are from one region of the Coffea eugenioides isolate CCC68of chromosome 2, Ceug_1.0, whole genome shotgun sequence genome:
- the LOC113760863 gene encoding p21-activated protein kinase-interacting protein 1 has protein sequence MSLIAGSYERFLWGFKLKSQKHPQSFSLNPLFSFPGHLSPIKCAAVSGSAAVTGGSDDTIKIYDLSTSSEIGSLHYSSSITSLCFFTPPSSALALPRNLIAAADDGAVIIYDADPFVHLKTVKSVHKKGVNDLSVHPSGTLALSVGRDECLAMVNLLRGRRSFCCRLGKEASIVRFSGSGEKFFMVLDDKINIHESEDAKIVAELDIKKRVLCAAPGADGILFTGGEDRNITAWDTNSGKVAYSIEDAHSARVKGIVVLSHSRGPAPGDEPYLVASASSDGVIRVWDVRMAYRGRPDPLAEAKTKSRLTCLAGSSFRTKRSQIGNTTLGNNQEMLDRES, from the exons atgagtctAATAGCAGGCTCTTATGAGCGCTTCTTATGGGGATTCAAGCTGAAATCCCAAAAGCACCCTCAATCTTTCTCTCTAAACCCGCTCTTCTCCTTTCCCGGTCACCTCTCCCCAATTAAGTGCGCCGCCGTATCTGGTTCGGCCGCAGTGACAGGAGGCTCCGACGACACCATCAAAATCTATGACCTCTCAACTTCTTCTGAAATCGGCTCTCTCCACTACTCCTCCAGCATCACCTCCCTCTGCTTCTTCACCCCGCCTTCCTCCGCCCTCGCCCTCCCACGGAACCTCATTGCCGCCGCGGATGACGGCGCCGTCATCATCTACGATGCGGACCCTTTCGTTCATTTGAAAACTGTCAAGAGTGTGCATAAAAAGGGGGTGAATGATCTCTCTGTTCACCCTTCCGGGACGTTAGCGCTGTCCGTTGGGAGAGATGAGTGCTTGGCTATGGTGAATTTGCTGAGAGGACGGAGGAGTTTTTGTTGCAGACTGGGAAAAGAAGCTTCCATAGTTAGGTTTAGCGGGAGTGGGGAGAAATTTTTTATGGTTTTGGATGATAAAATTAATATCCACGAGTCAGAGGACGCGAAGATAGTTGCTGAATTGGATATCAAGAAAAGGGTTCTTTGTGCTGCTCCTGGAGCA GATGGGATTCTGTTTACTGGTGGAGAGGATAGGAATATTACCGCTTGGGATACAAATTCGGGAAAAGTTGCATATAGCATTGAAGATGCACATTCAGCCCGTGTGAAAGGTATTGTTGTGCTTTCCCACAGTAGAGGTCCTGCTCCTGGGGATGAACCGTATCTAGTAGCATCTGCTTCGTCTGACGGGGTTATTCGTGTTTGGGATGTTCGCATGGCTTACCGGGGGCGACCAGATCCACTGGCTGAGGCTAAAACAAAGTCCAGGCTGACTTGCCTTGCTGGATCATCTTTCCGAA CAAAACGATCACAGATTGGAAACACAACACTTGGTAATAACCAGGAGATGCTAGATAGAGAGTCATGA